From [Clostridium] symbiosum, a single genomic window includes:
- a CDS encoding ATP-binding protein, protein MALSNSQYDSIMRIYNQKQLNNKHELDRRTSEVYRKIPAVREMNDEISSAAVRSAKQLLAGDQGAVEKLRKTIAELREERQVLLASYGYPADYLEMQYECPDCRDTGYCNGKKCHCFRQREINLLYAQSNIREILKRENFDRFSYEYFDDTKIDERSGKTAREYMRQVVDTCKQYVDNFGQKKDNILFTGKTGLGKTFLSNCIARELIELSYSVVYLPAVEMFEIFSKERFSYDSTDEDRDRSRYLLECDLLIIDDLGTELVNTFTTSQLFYVINERMSRKLGTIISTNLPVNEMRDEFTDRIMSRIVSQYKVIPLYGEDIRIRKKLREARGN, encoded by the coding sequence ATGGCACTCAGTAACTCACAGTATGATTCCATCATGCGGATCTACAATCAAAAACAACTGAACAATAAACATGAGCTGGATCGGCGGACCAGCGAGGTATACCGGAAGATTCCGGCCGTCAGGGAGATGAATGACGAGATCAGCTCTGCTGCGGTGCGGAGCGCAAAACAACTTCTGGCAGGCGACCAGGGAGCGGTTGAGAAGCTCAGGAAGACCATTGCCGAACTCCGGGAGGAGCGCCAGGTTCTGCTTGCCTCCTACGGTTATCCGGCCGATTACCTTGAGATGCAGTATGAATGCCCCGACTGCAGGGACACCGGCTACTGCAACGGTAAAAAATGCCATTGCTTCCGCCAGCGGGAGATTAACCTGCTGTACGCCCAGTCCAATATCAGGGAGATATTAAAGAGGGAGAACTTCGACCGTTTTTCTTATGAATATTTCGACGATACAAAGATTGATGAGCGGAGCGGAAAGACGGCAAGAGAATACATGCGGCAGGTTGTGGACACCTGCAAACAGTATGTGGATAATTTCGGACAGAAGAAGGACAATATACTGTTTACCGGAAAGACGGGACTCGGCAAAACATTCCTCAGCAACTGTATTGCCAGGGAACTGATAGAACTCAGCTATTCCGTCGTCTATCTGCCGGCGGTAGAGATGTTTGAGATATTTTCTAAGGAGCGCTTTTCCTATGACTCCACCGATGAGGACCGGGACCGTTCCCGCTACCTCCTGGAGTGTGACCTCCTGATCATCGATGATCTGGGAACGGAGCTGGTTAATACATTCACCACATCCCAGCTGTTCTACGTGATCAATGAACGGATGAGCCGGAAGCTGGGCACGATTATTTCCACCAATCTGCCGGTCAACGAGATGAGGGACGAGTTTACCGACCGGATTATGTCCAGAATCGTGAGTCAGTACAAGGTGATACCTCTCTATGGGGAAGATATCCGTATCAGGAAGAAACTAAGAGAAGCAAGGGGAAATTAG
- a CDS encoding DnaD domain protein codes for MELKFTNRFSARFTVVANEFIDEYMADANGEYVKVYLYLLRHEGEAITVEAVADALNHTEADVRRAFAYWQKAGVLEPSGGEAAVPDRKKTVCRAAELGTAANQPAGNQAARETSAACACDMEALSDDETFTQLVYISQKYLNKTFTPVDCQVFVNLYKNLNMAPELIEFLVEYCAQNGHTSLRYVEKVALNWHEKKIMTVEEARAYSRSFSKESFAVMKAMGLTGRNPADSEFELMEKWFRSYGFTREIVVEACDRTIRAIHNPSFQYADRILSDWKDAGVRTKSDIDALDKIRREQEKTKENKGGRGQADGSGRSGKGGQGRSSNRFHNLEEHGYDYDEMVWDMINAGQKSGEPGTGHTE; via the coding sequence ATGGAACTAAAGTTTACAAACCGGTTTTCTGCAAGATTTACCGTGGTGGCAAATGAGTTTATAGATGAATATATGGCCGACGCCAATGGAGAGTATGTAAAGGTGTACCTCTACCTGCTCCGCCACGAGGGGGAGGCAATCACGGTGGAGGCGGTGGCCGATGCGCTAAACCATACGGAAGCCGATGTTCGCCGTGCATTTGCCTACTGGCAGAAAGCCGGAGTGCTTGAACCATCCGGCGGTGAGGCCGCAGTACCGGACAGGAAGAAAACAGTCTGTCGGGCGGCGGAACTTGGAACCGCCGCAAATCAGCCTGCCGGAAACCAGGCGGCACGTGAGACCAGCGCTGCCTGTGCCTGTGATATGGAGGCGCTGTCGGATGATGAGACCTTTACCCAGCTCGTATACATATCCCAGAAATATCTGAATAAAACGTTTACGCCCGTGGACTGCCAGGTATTTGTAAACCTGTATAAGAACCTGAACATGGCGCCGGAACTCATCGAGTTCCTGGTGGAGTATTGTGCACAGAACGGCCATACCAGCCTGCGCTATGTGGAAAAGGTAGCCCTCAACTGGCATGAGAAGAAGATTATGACGGTCGAAGAGGCCAGGGCCTACTCCAGAAGTTTTTCTAAAGAATCATTTGCCGTTATGAAGGCCATGGGCCTCACCGGCAGAAACCCTGCAGATTCTGAATTCGAACTGATGGAGAAGTGGTTCAGGAGCTACGGCTTCACGCGTGAGATTGTCGTGGAGGCGTGCGACAGGACAATCCGTGCGATTCACAACCCCAGTTTCCAGTATGCCGACCGGATCCTTTCAGACTGGAAAGACGCCGGAGTGAGGACGAAAAGCGATATCGACGCTCTTGACAAGATACGCAGGGAACAGGAAAAGACAAAAGAGAACAAGGGCGGCCGCGGCCAGGCAGACGGTTCCGGGCGTTCCGGAAAAGGCGGCCAGGGCCGGTCTTCCAACCGTTTCCATAATCTGGAGGAACATGGATACGATTATGATGAGATGGTCTGGGACATGATCAATGCAGGACAGAAGAGCGGGGAACCGGGAACGGGCCACACAGAGTGA
- a CDS encoding ribose-phosphate pyrophosphokinase has product MLYEEKIIETIPVGPLGLIPLKGCAELGKKVDDYLVSWRRERESEHKTTIAFSGYQRDTYIIGANTPRFGSGEGKGTISASVRGDDVYILVDICNYSLTYSLCGMVNHMSPDDHFQDLKRIIAAVGGKARRINVIMPFLYESRQHKRSGRESLDCALALEELVEMGVENIITFDAHDPRVQNAIPLKGFETVQPIYQFIKYLLKYETELQIDSDHMMVISPDEGGMSRAVFFANVLGLDMGMFYKRRDYTKIVGGRNPIVAHEFLGASVEGKDVIIVDDMISSGESMLDVAKELKARKARKVFICSTFGLFTNGLQKFDEYYGNGLIDRILTTNLIYQTPELLSRPYYINVDMSKYIALIIDNLNHDASLSELLNPTGRINRLLVKYRAGIRD; this is encoded by the coding sequence ATGTTGTACGAAGAAAAAATCATTGAGACGATTCCGGTGGGGCCGCTTGGCCTGATCCCGCTCAAAGGATGCGCTGAACTTGGAAAGAAAGTGGATGACTATCTTGTATCATGGAGAAGGGAGAGGGAGAGCGAACATAAGACAACCATCGCTTTCTCCGGTTATCAGAGAGACACCTATATTATCGGCGCCAACACACCGAGATTTGGTTCCGGTGAAGGAAAGGGAACCATCTCCGCATCGGTGCGGGGTGACGACGTATACATCCTGGTGGATATCTGTAATTACAGCCTCACCTATTCCCTGTGCGGTATGGTAAACCATATGTCCCCGGACGACCATTTTCAGGATTTAAAGAGAATTATTGCGGCTGTGGGCGGTAAGGCAAGAAGGATCAATGTTATTATGCCGTTCCTCTATGAGAGCCGCCAGCATAAGAGATCGGGACGTGAGTCCCTGGACTGCGCCCTGGCCCTGGAAGAGCTGGTGGAGATGGGAGTGGAGAATATTATCACTTTTGATGCCCATGACCCGCGTGTCCAGAACGCAATCCCGTTAAAAGGATTTGAGACCGTACAGCCGATTTACCAGTTTATTAAATATCTTCTCAAATATGAGACGGAACTTCAGATTGACAGCGATCATATGATGGTAATCAGCCCGGATGAGGGCGGCATGTCACGCGCCGTATTCTTTGCGAACGTGCTTGGACTGGACATGGGTATGTTCTACAAGCGCCGCGATTACACAAAGATTGTCGGCGGCCGCAACCCGATCGTGGCTCATGAATTCCTGGGCGCCAGCGTGGAAGGCAAAGATGTCATCATCGTGGACGATATGATTTCTTCTGGAGAGAGTATGCTGGACGTTGCCAAAGAATTAAAGGCCAGAAAAGCCAGGAAGGTATTTATCTGTTCCACCTTCGGCCTTTTCACCAACGGACTGCAGAAGTTCGACGAGTACTATGGCAACGGCCTGATTGACAGGATTCTGACTACGAACCTGATTTATCAGACTCCGGAGCTGCTTTCAAGGCCGTATTATATCAATGTGGATATGAGTAAATATATTGCGCTTATCATCGACAACCTGAACCATGACGCATCTCTGAG